The Roseococcus microcysteis genome contains a region encoding:
- the nudC gene encoding NAD(+) diphosphatase — MLAIPAQRANAYTGSPLDRAGKLRDDPAFIEAALADDATLFVPVWRARNLMRGVEEGRPEAVLLSRPGAEAVRMAGGPWAFLGLWEKRPVFAVDCSTADDPLPLLPPEMGAFTDLRAVAGLLPPGEASVLAHARGMMHWRVKHRFCGVCGGVCEARSAGHAMVCTACGAQHFPRTDPAVIMLVVRGDACLLGHSRRFPNSVMYSTLAGFVEPGESFEEAVRREVMEETGVEVGDVTYHSSQPWPFPSSIMIGFHAEGLSDAITLDDEELQDARWFTREQIRDPASHGFSLPRADSIARRLIEDWMSA, encoded by the coding sequence ATGCTCGCCATTCCCGCCCAACGCGCCAACGCCTACACCGGCAGCCCGCTCGACCGTGCGGGCAAGCTGCGCGACGACCCGGCTTTCATCGAGGCCGCGCTGGCCGATGACGCCACCCTGTTCGTGCCGGTCTGGCGCGCCCGCAACCTGATGCGCGGCGTGGAGGAGGGCCGGCCGGAGGCTGTGCTGCTCTCCCGCCCGGGTGCGGAGGCGGTGCGGATGGCGGGCGGCCCCTGGGCCTTCCTGGGCCTGTGGGAAAAGCGCCCCGTCTTCGCCGTGGACTGCTCCACCGCCGATGACCCCCTGCCCCTGCTGCCGCCCGAGATGGGCGCCTTCACCGATCTGCGCGCCGTGGCCGGCCTGCTGCCGCCCGGCGAGGCCAGCGTACTGGCCCATGCGCGCGGCATGATGCATTGGCGCGTGAAGCACCGGTTTTGCGGCGTCTGCGGCGGGGTGTGCGAGGCGCGCAGCGCCGGCCACGCCATGGTCTGCACCGCCTGCGGCGCCCAGCATTTCCCCCGGACCGACCCGGCCGTGATCATGCTGGTGGTGCGCGGCGATGCCTGCCTGCTGGGCCATTCGCGCCGCTTCCCCAACAGCGTGATGTATTCGACCCTGGCGGGCTTCGTGGAACCCGGCGAAAGCTTCGAAGAGGCGGTGCGCCGCGAGGTGATGGAGGAAACGGGCGTGGAGGTGGGCGACGTGACCTACCATTCCTCGCAGCCCTGGCCCTTCCCCTCCTCCATCATGATCGGCTTCCACGCCGAAGGGCTGAGCGATGCCATCACGCTGGACGACGAGGAATTGCAGGACGCCCGCTGGTTCACCCGCGAGCAGATTCGCGACCCCGCTTCCCATGGTTTTTCCCTGCCGCGCGCCGATTCGATCGCGCGCCGCCTGATCGAGGACTGGATGTCGGCATGA
- a CDS encoding phosphoribosylamine--glycine ligase has translation MRHAPFLMLFVLAACAQPNEPLRGGAPMTNAECRAEAEATPAVRNWGAQAGPAAYGPSPRAEAARQEALSQAYRDCLRRRNLPAPGGVERLRP, from the coding sequence ATGAGGCATGCGCCCTTCCTGATGCTGTTCGTGCTCGCGGCCTGCGCCCAGCCGAATGAGCCCTTGCGCGGCGGCGCCCCCATGACCAATGCCGAGTGCCGTGCCGAGGCCGAGGCCACGCCGGCGGTGCGCAACTGGGGTGCCCAGGCCGGCCCTGCCGCCTATGGCCCGAGCCCCCGCGCCGAGGCCGCCCGGCAGGAGGCTCTGTCCCAGGCCTATCGCGATTGCCTGCGCCGCCGGAACCTGCCCGCGCCGGGTGGGGTCGAGCGGCTGCGACCCTGA
- a CDS encoding prephenate dehydratase → MSQTIAFQGVPGAYSDLACRQAYPGWATLPCPSFEAAMEAVREGHAQLAMLPCENSLAGRVPDIHRLLPESGLSVVGEHFERVEHCLLARPGATLATIRRAHSHPMALGQVLKVMKELNLTPVIQADTAGAAELIAREGTVEDAAVASELAAEVYGLDILRRNVEDASHNTTRFYVMARERKMPALGTPHTLTTFVFRVRNMPAALYKALGGFATNGVNMTKLESYMLDGAFTATQFLCDVDGHPDDPALFRAFEELRFFSREVKVLGCYTAHPFRVAHEGR, encoded by the coding sequence ATGAGCCAGACCATCGCCTTCCAGGGTGTCCCCGGCGCCTATTCCGATCTCGCCTGCCGCCAGGCCTATCCGGGCTGGGCCACCCTGCCCTGCCCCAGCTTCGAGGCCGCGATGGAAGCGGTGCGCGAGGGCCACGCCCAATTGGCCATGCTGCCCTGCGAGAATTCCCTGGCCGGCCGCGTGCCCGACATCCACCGCCTGCTGCCCGAATCCGGCCTCTCGGTGGTGGGCGAGCATTTCGAGCGCGTGGAGCACTGCCTGCTGGCCCGCCCCGGCGCGACGCTCGCCACCATCCGCCGCGCCCACAGCCACCCGATGGCCCTGGGGCAGGTGCTGAAGGTGATGAAGGAGCTGAACCTCACCCCCGTCATCCAGGCCGACACGGCGGGCGCCGCCGAACTCATCGCGCGCGAGGGCACGGTGGAGGACGCGGCGGTGGCGAGCGAACTGGCCGCCGAGGTCTATGGCCTCGACATCCTGCGCCGCAACGTTGAGGACGCCTCCCACAACACCACCCGCTTCTACGTGATGGCGCGCGAGCGGAAGATGCCCGCGCTGGGCACGCCGCACACGCTGACCACCTTCGTCTTCCGGGTGCGGAACATGCCGGCCGCGCTCTACAAGGCGCTGGGCGGCTTCGCCACCAACGGCGTGAACATGACGAAGCTCGAAAGCTACATGCTGGACGGCGCCTTCACCGCGACCCAGTTCCTCTGCGACGTGGACGGCCACCCGGACGACCCCGCCCTCTTCCGCGCCTTCGAGGAGCTGCGCTTCTTCTCGCGCGAGGTGAAGGTGCTGGGCTGCTACACGGCGCACCCCTTCCGGGTGGCGCATGAGGGGCGGTAG
- a CDS encoding c-type cytochrome → MSLEFNKIAAAVLTAGVAFMGAGIVAEVLIHPKRLAEPAISLGRDPAAVQAAAAPAPTAAAPTVEPIGPLLAEANVDNGAAAARRACAACHSFNEGGRNGVGPNLWGIVGANHARVEGFNYSAANRALADKPWDFEALNQFIAAPARAMPGTRMAFAGIANTQQRADIIAYLRSLSNSPVPLP, encoded by the coding sequence ATGAGCCTTGAGTTCAACAAGATCGCCGCGGCCGTGCTGACCGCGGGTGTGGCCTTCATGGGCGCCGGCATCGTGGCTGAGGTGCTGATCCACCCCAAGCGCCTGGCCGAGCCCGCCATCAGCCTGGGTCGCGACCCGGCGGCGGTGCAGGCCGCGGCCGCCCCGGCGCCCACCGCCGCCGCCCCGACGGTCGAGCCCATCGGGCCCCTGCTGGCCGAGGCCAATGTGGACAATGGCGCCGCCGCCGCCCGCCGCGCCTGCGCCGCCTGCCACAGCTTCAATGAGGGTGGGCGCAACGGCGTGGGCCCGAACCTCTGGGGCATCGTGGGCGCCAACCATGCACGGGTGGAGGGCTTCAACTACTCCGCCGCCAACCGGGCCCTGGCCGACAAGCCCTGGGATTTCGAGGCGCTGAACCAGTTCATCGCCGCCCCGGCCCGCGCCATGCCCGGCACGCGCATGGCCTTCGCCGGCATTGCCAACACGCAGCAGCGGGCGGACATCATCGCCTACCTGCGCAGCCTGTCCAACAGCCCGGTGCCGCTGCCCTGA
- the hisN gene encoding histidinol-phosphatase: MRLDPALVAAAEAAADLAGEAIRPLFRSALLVEAKGDASPVTEADRAAERALRAFLAERFPSHGIMGEEYGTERGDAEYLWVLDPIDGTRAFLTGRPLFGTLIGLLHRGVPVLGLIDQPVTGERWVGVAGEGTRFTSPLGGAARVRPCARLAEAELSVTSPDIFDAAQRPGFERVRQAARRVTWGGDCYAYGLVALGLVDAVVEATLKPWDWAALVPVVEGVGGRMTDWRGHALTLDSAGDVIAVGDAALLPEIVSLLA, encoded by the coding sequence CTGAGGCTCGACCCGGCGCTCGTCGCCGCGGCGGAGGCGGCGGCGGATCTGGCGGGGGAGGCGATTCGCCCGCTGTTCCGCTCCGCCCTGCTGGTGGAGGCGAAGGGCGATGCCTCGCCTGTCACCGAGGCCGACCGCGCCGCCGAACGCGCCCTGCGCGCCTTCCTGGCCGAGCGCTTCCCCAGCCATGGCATCATGGGCGAGGAATACGGCACCGAACGCGGCGATGCCGAATACCTCTGGGTGCTGGACCCGATTGACGGCACCCGCGCCTTCCTGACCGGACGCCCCCTCTTCGGCACGCTGATCGGCCTGCTGCACCGGGGCGTGCCCGTGCTGGGGCTGATTGACCAGCCCGTGACGGGCGAGCGCTGGGTGGGTGTGGCGGGCGAGGGCACGCGCTTCACCTCGCCCCTGGGCGGCGCGGCGCGGGTGCGCCCCTGCGCGCGGCTGGCCGAGGCGGAACTCTCCGTCACCTCCCCCGACATCTTCGATGCCGCGCAGCGCCCGGGCTTCGAGCGGGTGCGCCAGGCGGCCCGCCGCGTGACCTGGGGCGGGGATTGCTACGCCTATGGGCTGGTGGCGCTGGGGCTGGTGGATGCGGTGGTCGAGGCCACGCTCAAGCCCTGGGACTGGGCGGCGCTGGTGCCGGTGGTGGAAGGCGTGGGCGGCCGCATGACGGATTGGCGGGGGCACGCGCTGACGCTGGACAGCGCGGGCGATGTCATCGCCGTGGGCGATGCCGCGCTGCTGCCGGAGATCGTTTCGCTACTGGCCTGA
- a CDS encoding acyl-CoA dehydrogenase family protein, giving the protein MFNLPEATRELRATALDFARDRIAPHAQAWDEARHFPVEVLREAAGLGMAGLYVREESGGAGLTRLDAAVVFEALATSCPTTSAFLSIHNMVAWMVDRWGSDAQRAEWLPALLTMEKVASYCLTEPGSGSDAAALSTRAARDNEGYVLNGTKQFISGAGAADLYLTMVRTGGAGADGVSALLIPAGTPGLSFGANEKKMGWNAQPTRQVILEDARVPAAALLGEEGQGFRYAMAGLDGGRLNIAACSLGGAQAALDIALAYVKERRAFGRPVADFQATQFKLADMATELEAARTLLWRACAKLDEKAPDAGAFCAMAKRFVTDTGHRVADDALQLLGGYGYLADYGIEKIVRDLRVHRILEGTNEIMRVIIARHLLRG; this is encoded by the coding sequence ATGTTCAACCTGCCCGAGGCCACGCGCGAACTCCGCGCCACCGCGCTGGACTTCGCCCGCGACCGCATCGCCCCCCATGCGCAAGCCTGGGACGAGGCGCGGCATTTCCCGGTGGAGGTGCTGCGGGAGGCGGCGGGCCTCGGCATGGCCGGCCTCTATGTGCGCGAGGAGAGCGGTGGCGCCGGCCTCACCCGCCTCGATGCCGCCGTGGTCTTCGAGGCGCTGGCCACCAGCTGCCCCACCACCAGCGCCTTCCTCTCCATCCACAACATGGTCGCCTGGATGGTGGACCGCTGGGGCAGTGACGCCCAGCGCGCCGAATGGCTGCCCGCGCTGCTGACCATGGAGAAGGTCGCCAGCTACTGCCTGACCGAGCCCGGCTCCGGCAGCGACGCCGCCGCCCTTTCCACCCGCGCCGCGCGCGACAATGAAGGCTATGTGCTGAACGGCACCAAGCAGTTCATCAGCGGGGCGGGTGCCGCGGACCTCTACCTGACCATGGTCCGCACCGGCGGTGCTGGCGCGGATGGCGTGTCCGCGCTGCTGATCCCGGCCGGCACGCCCGGCCTCTCCTTCGGGGCCAACGAGAAGAAGATGGGCTGGAACGCTCAGCCCACCCGCCAGGTCATCCTGGAAGATGCCCGCGTGCCCGCCGCCGCCCTGCTGGGCGAGGAAGGCCAGGGCTTCCGCTACGCCATGGCGGGCCTCGATGGCGGACGGCTCAACATCGCCGCCTGTTCGCTGGGGGGTGCCCAGGCCGCGCTCGACATCGCGCTCGCCTATGTGAAGGAACGCCGCGCCTTCGGCCGCCCCGTGGCGGATTTCCAGGCCACCCAGTTCAAGCTGGCCGACATGGCGACCGAGCTGGAGGCGGCCCGCACCCTGCTCTGGCGCGCCTGCGCCAAGCTGGACGAAAAGGCGCCCGATGCCGGCGCCTTCTGCGCCATGGCCAAGCGCTTCGTCACCGACACCGGCCACCGCGTGGCCGATGACGCGCTGCAATTGCTGGGCGGCTATGGCTATCTCGCCGATTACGGCATCGAGAAGATCGTCCGTGACCTGCGGGTGCATCGCATCCTGGAGGGCACCAACGAGATCATGCGCGTCATCATCGCCCGCCACCTGTTGCGGGGCTGA
- a CDS encoding indolepyruvate ferredoxin oxidoreductase family protein, with the protein MNSIIRPDITLEERWDAAGRETLLTGTQALVRLPLIVRQLDAAAGLDTAGFISGYRGSPLGGFDRELAKQHKRLQAQQIHFEPGLNEDLAATACWGTQQVGLYPNAKHQGVFAIWYGKGPGLDRSGDVLRHANGAGTAPLGGVLALAGDDPASKSSTVTSGCEYAFADLEIPLLDPADVGEVLEYGVKGIALSRFSGLWVGLKCVAETMDATMSLTVDPASFATVTPDIPLPEGGLHIRLKDAALPIEERVRHHKLPAALEFARANNLNPVIWNAPHPRFGIAVRGKAWSTLKQALADAGITPELARMMGLVIWKPGLVWPLDALAARDFARGLDTILVVEDRRAFLETQLREALYDLPTRPNIRGKDVLSDLAELDAAQILRALAATLPEGLRTEQLTARVAELDALAAQAAEPLSLRQPYFCPGCPHNSSTKVPEGSHALAGIGCHYLAKDMNRESDLFTHMGGEGAPWIGQHLFTETPHVFANMGDGTYAHSGSMAVRAAIAAKATMTYKILVNSAVAMTGGQAPEGEVTVPRIAAQMVAEGAAAVVIVGDDPDRHRGDPLIPRSVTFHPRAELDAVQRRLRETPGVTVLIYDQQCATERRRLRKRDLSPRATKRAVINPRVCEDCGDCSRVSNCIAIEPIETEWGRKRRIDQSGCNQDFSCVEGFCPSFLTLEGAEPTRPPAPTLEGEPPEPTLPEPRRGEAWNLLLAGVGGQGVTALSAILAMAAHMEGRPVRTLDMLGLAQKGGGVYAQLRIGQPGGSVANPRIGQGQADAVIAADLVGAHGKVARPLLGPGRTRVVVSANVSPTGRFVLDPETREDAPAMLESVRAVAREVVALDGARLVERDFGDLIFLNIWLLGAAWQRGLVPMGREALRQAITLNGAAVERNLTAFEAGRRAAEAAPRTPESLESLIARRVADLTDYQSARYARAYAEFVARVRETESGVIPGEERLSRAVATQLYRLMAYKDEYEVARLHTDPAWQAELGRRFTGTTRINMHLAPPLLSKGERPAKRAFGPWMLRAMGLLRHGKALRGTPLDPFGRTTERRMERALIAEYRAGIERALAQLTPASHARACDWAEAAAGIKGFGPIKAANVEKVRARWAELEA; encoded by the coding sequence ATGAACAGCATCATCCGCCCCGACATCACGCTCGAGGAACGCTGGGACGCCGCCGGCCGCGAAACCCTGCTGACCGGCACCCAGGCCCTGGTGCGCCTGCCCCTGATAGTGCGGCAGCTCGACGCCGCCGCGGGGCTGGACACCGCGGGCTTCATCAGCGGCTATCGCGGCTCGCCCCTCGGCGGCTTTGACCGGGAATTGGCGAAGCAGCACAAGCGCCTCCAGGCGCAGCAGATCCATTTCGAGCCGGGCCTCAACGAGGACCTGGCCGCCACCGCCTGCTGGGGCACGCAGCAGGTGGGGCTCTACCCCAACGCCAAGCACCAGGGCGTCTTCGCCATCTGGTATGGCAAGGGGCCGGGGCTGGACCGTTCGGGCGATGTGCTGCGCCACGCCAACGGCGCCGGCACCGCGCCGCTCGGCGGGGTGCTGGCCCTGGCGGGGGATGACCCGGCCTCCAAATCCTCCACCGTCACCTCGGGCTGCGAATACGCCTTCGCCGACCTCGAAATCCCGCTGCTCGACCCCGCCGATGTGGGGGAGGTGCTGGAGTATGGCGTGAAGGGCATCGCCCTCTCGCGCTTCTCCGGCCTCTGGGTCGGCCTCAAATGCGTGGCCGAGACCATGGACGCCACCATGAGCCTGACGGTGGACCCCGCCAGCTTCGCCACCGTGACGCCGGACATCCCCCTGCCCGAGGGCGGGCTGCACATCCGCCTGAAGGACGCGGCGCTGCCCATCGAGGAGCGTGTGCGCCATCACAAGCTGCCCGCCGCGCTGGAATTCGCCCGCGCCAACAACCTCAACCCCGTGATCTGGAACGCGCCCCATCCGCGCTTCGGCATCGCGGTGCGCGGCAAGGCCTGGTCCACGCTGAAGCAGGCCCTCGCCGATGCCGGCATCACGCCGGAGCTGGCGCGGATGATGGGCCTCGTCATCTGGAAGCCCGGCCTCGTCTGGCCGCTGGACGCGCTGGCGGCGCGCGACTTCGCGCGCGGCCTCGACACCATCCTGGTGGTGGAGGACCGCCGCGCCTTCCTCGAAACCCAGCTGCGCGAGGCGCTCTACGACCTTCCCACCCGCCCCAACATTCGCGGGAAGGACGTGCTGAGCGACCTCGCGGAACTCGACGCCGCGCAGATCCTCCGCGCGCTGGCCGCCACCCTGCCCGAGGGGCTGCGCACCGAACAGCTCACGGCGCGCGTGGCGGAGCTGGACGCGCTGGCGGCCCAGGCGGCGGAACCCCTCTCCCTCCGCCAGCCCTATTTCTGCCCAGGCTGCCCGCACAACAGCTCGACCAAGGTGCCCGAGGGCAGCCATGCGCTCGCCGGCATCGGCTGCCACTACCTCGCCAAGGACATGAACCGCGAAAGCGACCTCTTCACCCATATGGGCGGCGAGGGCGCGCCCTGGATCGGCCAGCACCTCTTCACCGAGACCCCGCACGTCTTCGCCAATATGGGCGACGGCACCTACGCCCATTCGGGCAGCATGGCCGTGCGCGCCGCCATCGCGGCCAAGGCGACCATGACCTACAAGATCCTGGTGAACTCCGCCGTCGCCATGACGGGCGGCCAGGCGCCGGAGGGCGAGGTGACCGTGCCCCGCATCGCCGCCCAGATGGTGGCGGAAGGGGCGGCGGCCGTCGTCATCGTGGGCGACGACCCCGACCGCCACCGCGGCGACCCGCTCATTCCCCGCTCCGTCACCTTCCACCCGCGCGCCGAACTCGACGCCGTGCAGCGGCGCCTGCGCGAGACGCCGGGCGTCACGGTCCTCATCTACGACCAGCAATGCGCCACCGAACGGCGGCGGCTGCGCAAGCGCGACCTCTCGCCGCGCGCCACCAAGCGCGCCGTCATCAATCCGCGCGTCTGCGAGGATTGCGGCGATTGCTCGCGCGTCTCCAACTGCATCGCGATCGAGCCCATCGAGACGGAATGGGGCCGCAAGCGCCGCATTGACCAGTCCGGCTGTAACCAGGATTTTTCCTGCGTGGAGGGCTTCTGCCCCTCCTTCCTGACGCTGGAGGGCGCGGAGCCCACGCGCCCGCCCGCCCCCACCCTGGAGGGCGAACCGCCCGAGCCCACCCTCCCCGAACCCCGCCGCGGCGAGGCCTGGAACCTGCTGCTGGCGGGCGTGGGTGGGCAGGGCGTCACGGCGCTTTCCGCCATCCTCGCCATGGCGGCGCATATGGAAGGCCGCCCGGTGCGGACGCTGGACATGCTGGGCCTCGCGCAGAAGGGGGGCGGCGTCTATGCCCAACTTCGCATCGGCCAGCCCGGCGGCAGCGTGGCCAATCCGCGCATCGGCCAGGGCCAGGCCGATGCCGTCATCGCGGCCGACCTGGTGGGCGCGCATGGCAAGGTGGCGCGCCCGCTGCTGGGCCCGGGCCGCACCCGCGTGGTGGTCAGCGCCAATGTCTCGCCCACCGGCCGCTTCGTGCTGGACCCCGAGACGCGCGAGGACGCGCCCGCCATGCTGGAAAGCGTCCGCGCGGTGGCGCGCGAGGTGGTGGCGCTGGACGGCGCCCGCCTCGTGGAGCGCGACTTCGGTGACCTCATCTTCCTCAACATCTGGCTGCTGGGTGCGGCCTGGCAGCGCGGCCTGGTGCCCATGGGGCGCGAGGCGCTGCGCCAGGCCATCACCCTGAACGGTGCCGCGGTGGAGCGGAACCTCACTGCCTTCGAGGCCGGCCGCCGCGCGGCCGAGGCCGCGCCCCGTACGCCCGAAAGCCTGGAGAGCCTGATCGCGCGCCGCGTGGCGGACCTGACGGACTACCAATCCGCCCGCTACGCCCGCGCCTATGCCGAGTTCGTGGCGCGCGTGCGCGAAACCGAGAGCGGCGTGATCCCGGGCGAGGAACGCCTCTCCCGCGCCGTCGCCACGCAGCTCTACCGCCTCATGGCCTACAAGGATGAATACGAGGTGGCGCGGCTGCACACGGACCCCGCCTGGCAGGCGGAACTCGGCCGCCGCTTCACGGGCACCACGCGCATCAACATGCACCTGGCGCCGCCCCTGCTCTCCAAGGGCGAGCGCCCCGCCAAGCGCGCATTCGGCCCCTGGATGCTGCGCGCCATGGGGCTGCTGCGCCACGGCAAGGCGCTGCGCGGCACCCCGCTGGACCCCTTCGGCCGCACCACCGAACGCCGGATGGAACGCGCGCTCATCGCGGAGTATCGTGCGGGCATCGAGCGCGCCTTGGCGCAACTGACGCCCGCGAGCCACGCCCGTGCCTGCGACTGGGCCGAGGCCGCCGCGGGCATCAAGGGCTTCGGCCCCATCAAGGCCGCGAATGTGGAGAAGGTCCGCGCCCGCTGGGCCGAACTGGAGGCCTGA
- a CDS encoding Lrp/AsnC family transcriptional regulator, whose product MDAIDRRILRALHGEARLSNAELSERVGLSPSPCWARVRKLEQAGVIRGYRAELDQAALGLPDTVIIEVMTEKHDEAQLRDFEQAIAAMPEVIEAWLVTGEYDYILKAAVGGTAGYERLLREKIYRLPGVRHTRTAFGIRCLKQVFTPVPA is encoded by the coding sequence ATGGACGCGATTGACCGCCGTATTCTTCGCGCGCTGCATGGCGAGGCGCGGCTGAGCAATGCGGAATTGTCCGAACGGGTGGGGCTTTCGCCCTCACCCTGCTGGGCGCGGGTGCGGAAGCTGGAGCAGGCGGGGGTGATCCGCGGCTATCGCGCAGAGCTGGACCAGGCGGCGCTGGGCCTGCCCGACACCGTCATCATCGAGGTGATGACCGAGAAGCATGACGAGGCGCAGCTGCGCGACTTCGAGCAGGCCATCGCCGCCATGCCCGAGGTGATCGAGGCCTGGCTGGTGACGGGGGAATATGACTACATCCTGAAGGCCGCGGTGGGCGGCACGGCGGGCTATGAACGCCTGCTGCGCGAGAAGATCTACCGCCTGCCCGGCGTGCGCCACACGCGCACGGCCTTTGGCATTCGGTGCCTGAAGCAGGTGTTCACGCCGGTGCCTGCGTGA
- the ccoS gene encoding cbb3-type cytochrome oxidase assembly protein CcoS, whose product MDILVWLIPLALFLGGLGLLGFLWAMRSGQYEDLDGAAARILFDDDDVRKDKR is encoded by the coding sequence ATGGACATCCTGGTGTGGCTGATCCCGCTGGCGCTGTTCCTGGGTGGCCTGGGGCTGCTGGGTTTCCTCTGGGCCATGCGCTCGGGGCAATACGAGGATCTGGACGGCGCCGCCGCCCGCATCCTCTTCGACGACGATGATGTCAGGAAGGACAAACGCTGA